A genomic segment from Alkalilimnicola ehrlichii MLHE-1 encodes:
- a CDS encoding helicase-related protein — MSDAGTPLPIDALRADFAQALAAGHVVVTAATGSGKSTRLPVWAREHGRVLVVEPRRLAATSLARFVARTLDTRLGGGVGYAIRLDARHGPDTEVVFATPGIALRWYGEDRLRGFTTVVLDEFHERRWDTDLLLALLQAGASHRLVVTSATIAGARLAQHLSARHLSSEGRSHPVDIEYRAPQPRAMPETRDLARRVAGAVQSTLQAQSGDCLVFLPGKGEIQACYQALKGIGATVLRLHASAPAADQAAALAAPAPDAPPRVILSTNVAETSLTVPGITAVIDSGLERRTHRRNGRTVLSLQPIARASADQRAGRAGRLQPGRCLRLWGHQAPLAAVTPPEIQREDLSDLVLAAACAGARAEALPFPEPLPAPALEQAVAGLRALGALDPQGRATERGHRLFQLPVDTELAHLAVAMPDTESAGFMADLAAALSTGRRWVQPPADPADEDALARALPRRCDATLLVAALRLDKLPGVRVDRASRKEARRLADQLRGLMNLPARPVALEGDPTAAFAAAVRALPRRTYVRRERRRQAMGNGGDELLISDQSRLDPEAEAALCLDEHSVPGRGTRQTVTLGTCLAPVPLQALLDAGLAEATLQAPRLEEGRLLARRSWRYAGRTLHSEDVVPEGAPAREAMAELILADRLLRPAGARLRDDLAAWALYVALGQGQGTVPSPRPWLVEQLTELGVENQEDLQLIEPEDLAFEGVPEWERARFDEHYPRRIQLPDLLLQVHYDVRRRVITVEKVRGSRKRDPQRWELPAWPGWRIKYQRASRVVEVR; from the coding sequence CGCCCTGCGCGCGGATTTCGCGCAGGCCCTGGCCGCGGGCCACGTGGTGGTTACGGCCGCCACCGGGTCGGGGAAATCGACCCGGCTGCCGGTCTGGGCCCGGGAGCATGGCCGGGTACTGGTGGTCGAGCCGCGGCGGCTCGCCGCCACCAGCCTGGCCCGCTTTGTCGCCCGCACCCTGGACACCCGTCTCGGCGGCGGCGTCGGCTACGCCATCCGCCTGGATGCCCGCCACGGTCCCGATACCGAGGTGGTGTTTGCAACCCCGGGGATTGCCTTGCGCTGGTATGGCGAAGACCGGCTGCGCGGCTTTACCACGGTGGTGCTGGATGAGTTTCACGAGCGGCGCTGGGATACCGACCTGCTGCTGGCGCTGCTCCAGGCCGGGGCGAGCCACCGCCTGGTGGTCACCTCGGCCACCATCGCCGGCGCCCGGCTGGCGCAACATCTAAGCGCACGGCACCTCAGCTCCGAGGGCCGCAGCCATCCGGTGGACATCGAATACCGGGCCCCGCAGCCCCGCGCCATGCCGGAGACCCGGGACCTGGCGCGGCGGGTCGCCGGGGCCGTGCAGAGCACCCTGCAGGCCCAATCCGGCGATTGCCTGGTGTTCTTGCCCGGCAAGGGCGAGATCCAGGCCTGTTACCAGGCCCTAAAGGGGATCGGGGCCACGGTGCTGCGGCTGCACGCCAGCGCACCGGCGGCGGATCAGGCGGCCGCGCTGGCAGCGCCGGCGCCCGATGCCCCGCCCCGGGTCATCCTCTCCACCAACGTGGCGGAGACCTCGCTGACCGTCCCCGGGATCACCGCGGTGATCGACAGCGGGCTGGAGCGGCGCACCCACCGTCGTAACGGACGCACCGTGCTCAGCCTGCAGCCCATCGCCCGCGCCAGCGCCGATCAACGGGCCGGCCGCGCCGGGCGCCTGCAACCGGGCCGCTGCCTGCGCCTCTGGGGCCATCAGGCACCGCTGGCCGCGGTCACCCCGCCCGAGATCCAACGCGAGGACCTCAGCGATCTGGTCCTTGCGGCCGCCTGCGCCGGGGCCCGGGCCGAGGCCCTGCCCTTCCCCGAGCCCCTGCCCGCACCGGCGTTGGAGCAGGCCGTGGCCGGCCTGAGGGCGCTGGGCGCCCTGGACCCGCAGGGCCGGGCCACCGAGCGGGGGCATCGGCTCTTTCAGCTCCCGGTGGACACCGAACTGGCGCACCTGGCGGTGGCCATGCCGGATACGGAGAGCGCCGGTTTCATGGCCGATCTGGCCGCCGCGCTCAGCACCGGGCGCCGCTGGGTTCAGCCGCCAGCCGACCCGGCGGACGAGGACGCGCTGGCCCGTGCCCTGCCCCGGCGCTGTGACGCCACCCTGCTGGTCGCGGCGTTGCGCCTCGACAAACTGCCGGGGGTGCGGGTGGACCGCGCCAGCCGCAAGGAGGCCCGGCGTCTGGCCGACCAACTCCGGGGGCTGATGAACCTGCCCGCGCGGCCGGTAGCCCTGGAGGGGGACCCGACCGCGGCCTTTGCCGCAGCCGTCCGGGCCCTGCCCCGGCGCACCTACGTCCGGCGGGAGCGGCGCCGCCAGGCCATGGGCAACGGCGGTGATGAATTGTTGATCAGCGACCAATCGCGACTGGACCCCGAGGCCGAGGCGGCCCTCTGCCTGGATGAGCACAGCGTTCCGGGCCGGGGCACCCGCCAGACGGTGACCCTGGGAACCTGTCTCGCACCGGTCCCGCTGCAGGCCCTCCTCGACGCCGGGCTGGCGGAGGCCACCCTGCAGGCCCCCCGGCTGGAGGAGGGCCGGCTGCTGGCCCGGCGCAGTTGGCGGTACGCCGGCCGCACCCTCCACAGCGAGGACGTGGTGCCGGAGGGCGCCCCGGCACGGGAGGCCATGGCCGAACTGATCCTGGCCGACCGGCTGTTGCGACCAGCCGGCGCACGACTACGTGACGACCTCGCCGCCTGGGCGCTGTACGTGGCGCTGGGCCAGGGTCAGGGCACGGTGCCCTCCCCCCGGCCGTGGCTGGTGGAGCAGCTGACCGAGCTAGGGGTGGAGAACCAGGAGGATCTGCAACTGATCGAGCCTGAGGACCTCGCGTTCGAGGGCGTGCCGGAATGGGAGCGGGCGCGCTTCGATGAGCACTACCCGCGCCGGATCCAGCTACCGGACCTGCTGCTCCAGGTGCACTACGACGTGCGGCGCCGAGTCATCACTGTGGAGAAGGTCCGCGGCAGCCGCAAACGGGACCCGCAGCGCTGGGAGCTGCCGGCCTGGCCGGGGTGGCGGATCAAGTACCAACGCGCCAGCCGGGTGGTGGAGGTGCGGTGA